A genomic stretch from Telopea speciosissima isolate NSW1024214 ecotype Mountain lineage chromosome 7, Tspe_v1, whole genome shotgun sequence includes:
- the LOC122669728 gene encoding UV-B-induced protein At3g17800, chloroplastic-like — MLLMDCCVSYRRIPIIKALPSALKSEGNSKRWIKLGFEGRIGKWNDRRSIRKVSIAAASAESSHCGYRSVVDWPLEPKSSAGKFLSIVLQNQRFLFDLAVTEQLSELALERDGAIARKQHSEGSLESCLHKRIAELKENECQVIVEDVMYMLIVHKFSEIQVTMVPRLSRCINHGRLEGWPSKDKELESIYSVEVLKMVREHVATILGGRGKPNVTENWVIRTTQSQRLQLGQVYAASIMYGYFLKSACLRHNLDQRLALTNHDPSHGHGIQVPHSEFHHHGLESLNALSHSSTNTWATSLCQVSGKLSRKQEKLCSYVTGFDTEMLHRCGKLRSQETVNLIKKQSCALFGDGMGALESDEVIEVTFASLKRLALEAVAFGSFLWEVEGYVDSVYRLKEN, encoded by the exons ATGTTATTGATGGATTGTTGTGTATCCTACAGAAGAATCCCCATTATCAAAGCTTTACCCTCTGCGTTAAAGTCTGAAGGGAATTCCAAG AGATGgattaaattgggttttgagGGACGGATTGGGAAATGGAATGATAGGAGATCGATTCGAAAAGTGTCGATTGCAGCAGCAAGTGCGGAATCAAGTCATTGTGGATATAGAAGTGTAGTAGATTGGCCCCTTGAGCCCAAGTCTTCTGCTGGGAAATTCCTCAGCATTGTATTGCAGAACCAGCGGTTCCTTTTCGATCTTGCCGTGACCGAGCAATTGAGTGAGTTAGCTTTAGAGAGGGATGGAGCCATTGCCCGCAAGCAACACAGTGAGGGTTCTCTAGAATCCTGTCTTCACAA GAGGATTGCTGAATTGAAAGAGAACGAGTGCCAAGTTATTGTTGAAGATGTCATGTACATGCTTATTGTTCACAAATTCTCTGAGATCCAAGTCACTATGGTTCCAAGGCTCTCTAGATGCATCAATCATGGGAGATTAGAGGGATGGCCATCAAAGGACAAGGAGCTCGAGTCCATTTACAGCGTTGAAGTCCTGAAGATGGTAAGGGAACATGTTGCCACCATCCTTGGTGGGAGAGGGAAACCTAATGTCACTGAAAATTGGGTCATTAGGACAACCCAGTCGCAAAGACTTCAGCTTGGCCAAGTCTATGCTGCCTCCATTATGTATGGATATTTCTTGAAGTCTGCATGCTTGAGACACAACCTGGATCAGCGTCTAGCTCTGACCAACCATGACCCTTCTCATGGCCATGGGATCCAAGTTCCACATTCAGAGTTCCACCACCATGGATTGGAGAGCCTTAATGCTCTCAGCCACTCCTCAACTAATACTTGGGCCACCTCATTGTGTCAAGTGTCAGGGAAGCTTTCTAGGAAGCAGGAGAAGCTGTGTAGTTATGTCACGGGGTTTGACACAGAGATGTTGCACAGATGTGGAAAATTAAGATCTCAAGAGACAGTGAATCTAATCAAGAAGCAAAGCTGTGCACTTTTTGGGGATGGGATGGGTGCCCTTGAGAGTGATGAGGTGATCGAAGTTACCTTTGCTAGCCTCAAGAGGTTAGCATTGGAAGCTGTCGCTTTTGGTTCATTCCTTTGGGAGGTGGAAGGATATGTTGACAGTGTGTATAGGCTCAAGGAGAATTGA